The Myxocyprinus asiaticus isolate MX2 ecotype Aquarium Trade chromosome 6, UBuf_Myxa_2, whole genome shotgun sequence region tatgagagaattttactttttgggtgaactattcctttaacataaagaATGAGTTGAGAATACATGTCGGTTTCATACTGAACGTGGCTGACAGCTAACAAtgtctacaaaataaataaatatacagtattttgcatgTCATAAATGTGTTAAATGCAGAGGCCAGCTCCTAATTAAAATGAGGGAAATTATCTGGATGGAGTTGACATGTCATGGCTGACACTGAAAAGTAccatgaaataataaataaataaatatataaaaactcaCCAGAGCCAATGTGACCTTGTTGATCTCATAGCACCAACAGAGAACCTTCAGGATGAAGACTGACTTTGATGTTGccagattttaaatatgttttataaatatttgacTGTGCTGGCAAATAGGGAAGAAAAGAGTAATGAGACCTTATTAAAtagatttaatttaaaataaaggtGCTGACTGGTTCGATCCACATACAgaatatggtagtatgccattccgaactgtCATTTATTTTGGGCAAATTCGATATCCGGTGTTCGAAATATTTTGTTTCTGAGATTTTTGGTTGCACTGGGCGGAGCATACATGCATATCCACGAGTTTCACCTATGATGCATTAAGTTGatttgaaaataattgaaaaattacaataaagGCATTTATAAATTTACAATTGACTATTTCatgtattcttcaaactttctgttcatccaagaatcATCTACTTGCAGCAATGCAACTGTTCGGCATATACTTTTAATTAAAGCTGCTAGTtaaggacctgtgaggagtctgtttcttaAATTAGAGACTTTGATGTTCTTGTCTTCTTCTTGTGCATCTGGGTTGTGCACTTTTCTCTCTGTCCAGGTtagatcaagtttgttttattctttcaaaacagaagtgcatggaatagccttcatctctcaaaagaacaatagattGATTAATCTGAGAAGAAATGTGTtactttttggttatttttaaaactgaaatttgacttgcaagtgtaaagtaacttaaaaaaaaaaattaaacacctCAGCTGGAAAAAGACCCTATAGTGCGATTTCTGCACTTCATTAAGCAGCACAAACATTTGAACCGTTCTAAccaaaataaatgttactttattactaaattaacatattaaatgatttcttaaggattatgtgacactttattttcttagtagactggagtaatggcagctgaaaatggggctttgccatcatggataaaaatgtagttttattattaataaaaacctATAACACATTTCAGATTATAGAGAAATACTTGTGGATGGTATTGTGAGCAAAGAAACCAGTATATTTGTGCATTCTTCTGGTGCGTGGATTTGTAAATTGAGCACGTGTGGATCTGTTCATGCCCACACAGACAAAGTGTTTTGGTCACATTTTTTGCACACAAGTGACATTCTTCCCTCAAATCAGGAAATATTTTATCGGCATTGTACAGCTGTATGTTTGTGGTTTTTTAAggggtatatactgtatattcttattttaaggcatgattttcaatgacatttttcaatgaaactgctcaatgagAACTTCAAGAccttacagacattacagcacaattttctgtaaagctgctttgaaacgatgtgcattgtgaaaagcgttatacaTAAAACTGGCTTGACTATAATTTGAGCTTAAATTCAAGAACTTATGAATCACATCACATGGCATAGATTCAACACACTCTAAATGTTCACTCAAATGGATACAACAGGCCACAGGTCTTGATGTCAAGACATACATCTGAACTCATCTGTGGGATAATTGCTCATTTCTGAAAGGAGTGATCATTATATAAAGTCAGACTGATCAAACACCCTTGATGTTCATTTTAAACTGTCAGAGCAGTTGAAATTTAAGATGGTTACTTTTTCACTCCTTATCAGAACTCAGTTTATTTCTTCTGTACATGTCTCCCCACAGAACTCAATGGTCACTCTCTGGTTGCAGTCGAGTTTCTCGAACTCTTCGGTCTGATGAGTGCAGCGGTCAGCGGTGGATTTACAGCATCGGACCCTTCACAGAAAAGCAGAACACATCACCACATTCCATCCAGCACGAAAACACTTAAGATTAAAAGACACATCATTTACTGTACATCACATTGACTGTTTGACTATGTGATCAAAATAATGACAGGTGCTTCAAGATAGACTGtgtacatttttctgttaaaatactttttctccTAGCCCAGCTTGATATCCAACTAAAATAAACAGCCATTTGGGAAACTTGTTTGCAGTTCCGCTACTGGtatagaaattatacacttcacctttcaaTGAACTGTGGCTGGCTCATTCATTATCAGTGTTAATACTTCATTTATCTGCCTCCTGTCTTCTAAATGTAATGTGAAAATATAGCCAAACATTCTTAATGCATTTTAACATCCAATTACAGATGCCCACAACGCTAGCCAGTAATTACTTCGAAGCAACGGAACATAATACAAATAAACAGATATGTGAGCATAAAATTACAAACCCTCTAATCTTCAGAGTACAGTCAGGACGTTTGGGAGATTCCTTCAGTAATCTGATTCCCTCCTCCATTAAAAATCCATGGATCCCCTGTGCATCACCAGAGCTCCCTGAACTAGCATTACAACTATATAACAGAGGAGTTTTGATTACAATTAGGCCAAACAGAAGGTTAGTATAAAGATTACATGTGAGTGATTCTGTGCTAAATGTTACAAATCAGCTGAGAAAATAATCAATTTAGTTCAATTTACTAATCCTACATTTGACAGCATTTCACTATTAATcttctaaaaatgtaattaaatttcaaACTATTACAGCACAGACAATTCTTGAAACTTAGTTACTCCACAGATGCCATGAaggctaaaatattttcttcCAGCATAATATACAAAGACAACTAGTCATTAATAAAGACTTCTGACAAAATTTTAAAAGagtttataatataaatataactatttatattatttaatattaatcagGATAATTATGCCATGAAGTTATTATCCATAAAATAATTAGGATAATTATGTcataaaatgctaaaatattttctccCCAGCTTAAAACTATAGGCAAGtcaattcataggttgatttcccccaaaaAAGTAAACACTGTTTTTAATAAAGACGTCagacataattaaaaataattttataatagaaatattattatttaaaaaatattcaggATAATTATGccaaataaatgctaaaatagtTCCCTCAGTTTACTATGCAGAGACAAATCTCATAAACAAATTAAACAGACCACCAACATCATCATTAACAAAgccgttttaaaggaatattccgggttcaatacaagttaagctcaatcgacaacatttgtggcataatgttgattaccacaaaaatttattttgattcgttccgactttctttaaaaaaagcaaaaaactgggttacagtgaggcacttaaaatggacgtgaatggagccaatttgttaatgttaaaatactgattCAGAAGGTATAGCCACAACAcggaaacaatatgtgtgttaacatgattttaatgtaataaaatcccttacaaacattttctgttcaaagttacagtatatccaattttgcaactttgttgccatggcgacataACATCATAAACCcttaaacgactgtaaaaatgatgatttaaacaactttacagctcaaataatacacaagttttaacagaaaaattaatgtaagtgcttttataaaattataagcttcacatttctgccttttaaaccctccaagaattggccccattcacttccgttgtaagtgcctcactgtaaccttaatttctgctttttaaaagaaaaggagggacgagtcgaaattatttttagtggtaatcaacatttatgctacaaatgctgtcgactgagcttaacttaagTAACCCTCAGTATTTCTTTAACCCAACCAATGTGTGCAATACTGTAAGTACTGTgtctttctcttcctcctctcttgcacacacacagaaaaaagtgACGAATACATACACATAGAGCACATAACCCTCACCTGAGCCCTGCCAGACTAGGGCAGGACTGGATAAGGAAGAGGATTTTGGAAGCCCATCTCTCAGTCAGGAGGGGAACAGAAAAATGAATCCCACTCAAACCAGACACAGAGGGTAGATGAGACAGCAGAGCATCTACCTGTTTATCAAAATCTGCACTTCTATAGatggaaagaaagagtgagagtgacaaagagagagaggatATAAAGAACAAGAGAGGTTATTAACTTCAAGTGTTACCTACATACAATATGTAAAGTATGTGATGAGAAGTTGATATTAGTTTTGAAAACATACTGTTCTGTTGAACAGTTTACATTGTGGAATGCCAGTAAGAAAGTCTTCAGATTAAAACTGTGCACTTCTAGGCATGGAAATTTCAGAATGATTTCTGAGAGTGAGGGTTCATTCTGTGGGCTTGAACACCACCTCACCACATTCAACCTAAGGGTCAAGGGTCAACAAAAAATACACTTACTTTTGCATATCTTAAGAATATGAATCAAAATTAAGTTTATCTGTCCAGTACATTTGCACTTAGGAGGTATCTGATGTACATGAGAGGTTGCACAACACTAAATGGAGAAAAGTTGTGTGTAACTATTTAGCAGTTTGTAATAAATAGCACAACAATTCTAATATTTTAAAGATCAAAAAAGAATAGCATGCAGGCTGATATGTGGAAAAGATCCTTACACAAGCTTTCCGTCAAAGTTAAAGAGTCTCAGGGACGAGCAGAGATTCTCTGCATCACTGCAGGCCACATTCGTCATTAAACTGCCAATCAGAGCACAGAATCAACAgtctttattaataattattattataaagcgCAAGATCAAGTAATGTATACAATTAATCAGCAAGCAAATTTAATAtttagaaaaacacacacacacacacacacatatatagtatttgattatttaagtatttataacatattttatcttatttacattatttattttctccccttttctccccaatttggaatgcccaattcccaatgcgctctaagtcctcgtggtggcgtagtgactcgcctcaatctgggtggcggaggatgaatctcagttgcctccacgtctgagacagtcaatccgcgcatcttttcacttgtatggcttgttgagcgcgttatcgcaGAAACATAGcatattctccgcggcatccacgcacaactcaccacacgccccactgagagccagaaccacattatagcgaccacgaggaggttactccatgtgactctaccctccctagcaaccaggctaatttggttgcttaggagacctggctggagtcactcagcacaccctggattcgaattcgtgactccaggggtggtagtcagcgtctttactcgctgagctacccagggcacCTTATTTACATTATTTGAATATCTAACCTTAAATGCAAATACAATGGTTCTAGATATTCTTCTGGCGATGGACCAATCAATGATTATCTTATTTAGCAATcagtttaataaatgtatttgcatttaaaGGTGTTTAATAAGATGCTTTCTCAGTGTTCTTGAGATTACTGATACCTGATCTCCTCCCATTTCTCTGTGCTTTGCAGAAAGTCAGTGATAATGAGTGCAATGTCAGCGGAGATGTTCTTCAATGCAACCTGAAGTCCACCCACAGTCCTTTGTTTGCGTAAAGCAAGAAGAACCTGCTGCACACACTGATCTGACAGACAACTGCCGTTCAGCCTGtaaaagtacacacacacacatacagatttaTATTACTTCAGTTACATCATGATGACACATATAGAAATAAAAGTTCTGATCTGTCACTGATCTTTACCGCAACTCTGTCAGTATCTTTCCTTCTCCAAGAGCTGAGATCAGATCAGTAACATCTGTGTCTGAAAAGTTTTGCACCGTCAAcctaaaaaaaatcagacaatctAAAATCACTAAACACACTGGTCAAGCAACTTATTGGGGCCTGGCTCGCTATGAGGATCAGTTTGAACAAAATCTATTTCTCGGAAACAATCAGATGTACCAATCATTTGAAgtcaatataaataaaatgtcttagtcattttctctccctcctcTGCTCCACACATGACTGaagtattactattgtatattaatactgtattatttttttattcagtgtcagatcttgattttgttggttcatttaaCACATTTAGCACTGTAAACAGTATATTCTTTCTCGACAGCAGGTTTCTAAAGATGGGGAAAATGTACGAAAATTTAACTCTCATGTCATCTTAATAAGTTAAAAAGTgacacaattaaaggaatattccaggttcaatacaagttaagctcaatcgacaacttTTGTGtcaatgttaattaccacaaaaatgatttttgaCAAATCCCTACtttactttaaaaacaaaactctagTTTAAAGTGGGGTACTtacaacaatggaagtgaatggggccaatttgtgaaatgtttaaaggcagaaatgtggagcttataactttataaaagcacttacattatgcCTTgtaactcatgtattatttgagctatacagttgtttaaatcgttttgCAGGATAACCAGGTTTATGgcattatggcaacaaagttgtaaaattggctataacgttacacagaaaatgatagtaagcaattttatcacactaaaatcatgtcaacacacatattgtttacattttatggctatacatttgaaaaagtgagtattttaccatttactgattggccccattcacttccattgtaagtgcctcacccaaaattttgctttttttttttaagaaaaggagggacaagtggaATTCAATTTTTGtgtttatcaacattatgccacaaatgctgttgattgaatttAGCCTGAATTTACCCCAATTTACCTGAATTTACTCAATTTTAATTTCAGTATTGCACATAAAAAATTGTTGATGCCTTGTGAAGCATGTGAAGTATGAACTTACTTGAAGCAAGCAATTTCACTTAGCAAGaactgtattttatgttttaatatggCAAAACTGTATAGATTTATAATATCAACCATGATATCAGTTATCAAGTTATCAATGGAAGCGTAAGCGGTAGTTCTGTCATTCAactcaggcatctcatccaatcacaatccagCCTCTGCTTTCTAAGTTCTGCACCGACGTCTTTCATTGCTCATTATTCCTCCGTTATTTTCACCCCCCACCACCACAAGTTTAGGTCCCGTTCTGCCAtaggggtaagctcctctcccctgctgTCATCGCCTTCTGGCAGGATCTGACTAGcagaatactcaattctgatcaGTCAAccatgccatctagtggtctgatgtTTCTGAATAATCCGCTTCATGTCGGAGTCCTGATCACCCTGAtgtggtttattttgcaataacaacctgCTAACTGTACATTATGCTCTACTTAATATCTGGCAAAATTTCTATATTGGTGAATTCCTAGATTTCCACACTTACTCTAGTTTGGGCGTCCTGCGTAGCACAGACTGAAGCATTTTCAGCTCCTTGGCTGCAAAGTTAAGCTTCAGGCTTCTGAAGTTAGGACAGCActccagacagtataacagtgcCCAGCAGTCTGTCCTGCTTAGTGGATCCCAGGACATGTCTATCTCCCTCCAAGCTTCAATGGCTTTCCGCACAAAGTCCTTTTCGTGGAGCTCATAGAGACAGTGAAGAATGAAGGGCAAGAAATTGTAGACTTGATCTGTGCTGACATGAATGATCCATTCTTCCAGCTGTGCAATTACAGAGGAAGGGACTGACAGACTATGTGTCTCCTTGAGAAAGCTGCTCACTTCCTTATTGGAGAGACCACAGAGGAACCGAATCACAGGCAGGAAATGACCTTCAGGACATCCATACTTTAATGGACAATTCTCATCCATGTATTCGGCACCGTAGCTTTGCCAGTGAGAGTGAAACCGCTCTATTAGTTTACTCAGAAACTCTTTTTCATCCATTGAGATGTAGTAAAGAGCAGTGAAAAACTCCTGAAAACTGAGATGCATAAAACTGAACATTGTCTCCTGGCGGGTTCGTTTCTTAAAGAGGAACTTTCCCAGAAATGGACTACCAGCAGGGTCTGGAACGGTTTCTTTCACCGTTTTCTCATCAAACAGGACTTGCTTTTCCAGCATCCCTCTCTCTGCTAGTTGACCCAAATTCCCCAGCAGGGTCAGGACAGACTGATTCAAACCCTGGCAGTGATGCTCCAGAAGAGTGGACACAAAGTCAACATATATGGAGGTGGTTGTTTCTAATCCGCTTGTTACATCTACACCATCATTGAACCTCTCTCTGATAACTGTGCAGATGATCCAGCAAATGACAGGGATGGAGCAGGCAGTAAAGAGGGTTTCATTGGCTTTCACACACTCATAAGCTTTACTGAAGAGTTCCTCATCCTGAAAAAACTTCTGGAAGTACTCCTCCACCTCCTTCTCAGAGAACCCGATTATCTCAGTGAAACACTGAGGTTTCTTGAGCAGCTTGCTCAGCACATCTGTAGCAGTAGATCTGGTGGTGACGAGCAGGCAGGactcagacaaaatgtgaccacTCAACAAAGCCCTCAGAGAAGCCTCAGGTAGAGCTTTTTCAGACAAATGGTTGGGTATTGATGTGTTAGGCATGTCACCATTTGGAAATCTGAGCTCATCAAATCCATCAATGATGAAAAGCCCTCTTTCTTGTGACTTGTGCAGCATCTGTGAGATCTGAACTGATGTTAAATTAGAGTTGTACCTCAAAAGCTCTAGCAAACTCTGCTCTCCAGACATGCGATTCAGTTCTTTGCATTTCAAGTGAAAGATGTACTCAAATTCCTCTCTGCTGAGATTTCCAGATGCCCAATCTAACATGATCTTTTGTGCAGTGAAGGATTTTCCATTCCCAGAGTTTCCTTGGAGAATGACAGCACTGGGACTGATTCCCTTATTACCTGCAGTGAAAAGTGCATCCAAGACAGAGGTGTCCTTGTCTGCATTACTCCTTGAGCTGAGGAGCTGCTGGAAACTGTCTCCCATGGAGCACATCTCTTCTTCTCGCTCTCTCTTTTCTCTGTGTCTCATGATGATCAGAGGCTGTGTGTAGCGCTCAGACAGGAGCACGTGTTCACCAGGCAGAGAGTTATACTCTGTCACAAATTCATATTCTTTCTGGATCCACTTCTTATATTTATCTGTGGAAAATTCACAGTTGAGATCATTAGTGAGAAAGCTATATTTGTGTTGCATAATTTAGAATGTAGTTGCTAAAGCATcatgatgtttgttttttatgttttatttcatttctttggctaatttttgtttaatcaagTAGGATGTCCATTAGCTTCAGAGACTAAGATGAAAATATGaacaaattaatttcaaatttttattaaaCACTCACCTAAAATTTCTAACTGACCTTCTGCAGTTTGTGGTCTGCTACCTGTAAACGGTTTAAcagtacatatttaacatcaaggtcTATAGATCCTACATCAAGCATGTTCATTTACAGATGCACAGAATATACTGAATACATGTGAAAAATGTTCTTGATTTTAATGGAacaagaatgtaaaaatgttacagtaaaacaatttaaatgggTTAACTGTTACCTTACAATGTATACAGGCACCAAAATTACATCCTataatgcctgaaacatggtcactgtattttcTAAAGTTAATTTTCAGGCAACCACAGCTGgcagttttttactgtaaatttaaaaaacatttttattgtgttgtttacGTTTGAGCAGATGAACATAACTCTGCCCTCTAGTGACAAAAGGCTACATTACAACATTGCCACACATGAAACTTCACTTCTTGTAGCCAGCATCTACAAGACTGTGTGCTCTTACCCAGGTCTACAAGCAAGGGTGACTCATGCTTTTCCAGTCCAGAGTAAAACGCAGATTTAACTGTGTTTCCACCAGAGTGCAATGTTCCATAAAGCTCTCTCATTTTCTTCTGGTTGGTATCTGCTGCTTTGATATTACAATATGACTCCCAGTGTAGCATATTACTTGACTGCAGCCCTTCTGCTATCGCCATCACCTTTTCAACCCTCTGAACAAGCTCTGCCCAGTGGGCGTCTACAAACTGAGCACCTGGTAAAGACACAACTATAATCAGTCACAAAATCAAAGGTAAAAACAGCACATTTGAGAGATTTAGCTTGTACTGTCTCAAATATCAATTACCAGCTAAATTTTAACCAATTTGTTGAGTAATCTGGTAACCAACACATTACATTACTaggaaaagttcaccaaaaaagatctgtcattattttcttaccctcatgttgttacaaaccagcatactgtattttcacagtggaacacaaaaggagaatttggtaatgaatgaatgaatgaacgttacatttatatagtgcttttctgacactacactcaaagcgctttacacagtgaacaggggactctcctcaaccaccaccagagtGCAGCacccacctggatgatgcaacgacAACCATAGtacgccagtacactcaccacacaccagctactggtggagaggagagagagtggagtgatagagccaattcatgtacagttgaagtcagaagtttacatacacttaaagtcattaaaactcatttttaaccactccacagatttcatattagcaaagtcgtttaggacatctactttgtgcatgacacaagtaatgtttccaacaattgtttacagacagactgtttcacttttaattagcTAtgccacaattccagtgggtcaaaagtttacattcactcACATTcaagtggacctccacaagtctggttaatccttgggagcaattttcaaatgcctgaaggtaccacgttcatctgtacaaacaatagtacgcaagtataaacaccatgggaccacacagccatcataccgctcaggaaggagacacattctgtctcctagagatgagcgtactttggtgcaaaaagtgcaaatcaatcccagaacaacagcaaaggactttgtgaagatgctggaggaaacaggtagacaagtatctatatccacagtataacgtgtcctatatcgacataacctgaaaggctgctcagcaaggaagaaaccaatgctccaaaactgccataaaaaaagccagactacagtttgcaagtgcacatggggacaaagatcgtactttatggagaaatttcttctggtctgatgaaacaaaaatgtaactttttcacCATAATGATCattattatgtttggaggaataagggtgaggcttgcaagccaaagaacaccatcccaaccgtgaagcatgggggatggcagcatatgttgtgggggtgctttgctccaggagggactggtgcacttcacaaaatagatgcatcataggaaaattatgtggatatattgaagcaacatatcaagacatcaaccatgaagttaaagctcggtcacaaatgggtcttccaaatggacaatgaccccaagcgtacctccaaagttgtggcaaaatggctttaggacaacaaagtcaaggtattggagtgtccatcataaagccctgacctcaaaccgatagaaaatttgtgggcagaactgaaaaagtatgtacgagcaaggaggcctacaaacctgactcagttacaccagttctgtctggaggaatgggccaaaattccagcaacttattgtgagaagcttgtggaaggctacccaaaatgtttgacccaagttaaacaatttaaaggcaatgctaccaaatactaacaaagtgtatgtaaactcctgacccactgggaatgtgatgaaagaaataaaagctgaaataaataattctctctactattattctgacatttcacattcttaaaataaagtagttatcctaactgaactaagacattaaatgtcaggaaattgtgaaaatgtagtttaaatgtatttggataaggtgtatgtaaacttctgacttcaactgtatggaaattattaggaggccatgattgataagggctaattgggggaatttggccaggacaccccaactcttttcaagaagtgtctttgtaatgaccacagagagtcagaacctcagtttaacatctcatccaaaggccGGTGCCTTTTttgtgtccccatcactatactagggcattaggacccacacagaccacagggtgagcaccccatgCTGTCCTCCCTAATAccccttccagcagcaaccttagttttacccaggaggtctcccatccaggtactgacggctttgccgctgagtttttcaaatcttatgctacagaactggctctgtagcagcggtacaacaaacagattaatttcagaattttttactctggataggggcacccggcagggttgccctctttccccattattgttctgtcttgccctggaaccattagcagccacaataagaaaggaggatgattttccaggggtgattgcgggaggtgtggcgcataagcttttgctttacgcagattatattttattattcgtctccgaccctactagatctatgccttgcctccacagaattactaattccttttccaagttctcaggatacaaagtcaattggtctaaattcgaagctttggctttgacagcgtactgtccagtaatggcttttcagccgggcgccttccagtggcccaaacagggaattaagcatttgtgaattttattcccagcaaatttgtctgatttagtcagagttaattttgatcccttaataaagagGTTTTTGAattatgtggacaggtgggcttcaatacatttatcgatgattgggatggttaatgttattaaaatgaattgtattccaaaattcaactacctgctacagtctctccctgtagatgtccccctctcttatttcaagcaatttgatagcatagcaaagttctttatttggaatggtaagcgtcccaggttaaatttcaataagttacataggccgactgacaatgttgggttaggcctacccaagattttgttttattattatgcatttggtcttagacatttggctcattggtcgcttccacctgagagagcacctccctggttttgtattgaaaaggatgttcttgcccctatcttgccactgcaaagcctttcgatcaaactagccggagaggttaagttgcaccccgttattttgcatttgcactcgatatggacaaaagtgaccagagtgtttaattcggctatttatttaaacgtagccttgagcacatggctgaaccctaaactatgtattaataagtcccctttctgttggtcagattggattgtgaggggggttaatgcactctgtgacctatatgagggtggagtattgagaccttttgaaaatttggttcaacattttggcattcccagatctcagttttataagtatttacagcttcgccacctactctgcactgt contains the following coding sequences:
- the LOC127442666 gene encoding NACHT, LRR and PYD domains-containing protein 1 homolog isoform X2; translation: MDRDTERAQFVDAHWAELVQRVEKVMAIAEGLQSSNMLHWESYCNIKAADTNQKKMRELYGTLHSGGNTVKSAFYSGLEKHESPLLVDLGSRPQTAEGQLEILDKYKKWIQKEYEFVTEYNSLPGEHVLLSERYTQPLIIMRHREKREREEEMCSMGDSFQQLLSSRSNADKDTSVLDALFTAGNKGISPSAVILQGNSGNGKSFTAQKIMLDWASGNLSREEFEYIFHLKCKELNRMSGEQSLLELLRYNSNLTSVQISQMLHKSQERGLFIIDGFDELRFPNGDMPNTSIPNHLSEKALPEASLRALLSGHILSESCLLVTTRSTATDVLSKLLKKPQCFTEIIGFSEKEVEEYFQKFFQDEELFSKAYECVKANETLFTACSIPVICWIICTVIRERFNDGVDVTSGLETTTSIYVDFVSTLLEHHCQGLNQSVLTLLGNLGQLAERGMLEKQVLFDEKTVKETVPDPAGSPFLGKFLFKKRTRQETMFSFMHLSFQEFFTALYYISMDEKEFLSKLIERFHSHWQSYGAEYMDENCPLKYGCPEGHFLPVIRFLCGLSNKEVSSFLKETHSLSVPSSVIAQLEEWIIHVSTDQVYNFLPFILHCLYELHEKDFVRKAIEAWREIDMSWDPLSRTDCWALLYCLECCPNFRSLKLNFAAKELKMLQSVLRRTPKLELNGSCLSDQCVQQVLLALRKQRTVGGLQVALKNISADIALIITDFLQSTEKWEEISLMTNVACSDAENLCSSLRLFNFDGKLVLNVVRWCSSPQNEPSLSEIILKFPCLEVHSFNLKTFLLAFHNVNCSTEQSADFDKQVDALLSHLPSVSGLSGIHFSVPLLTERWASKILFLIQSCPSLAGLSCNASSGSSGDAQGIHGFLMEEGIRLLKESPKRPDCTLKIRGVRCCKSTADRCTHQTEEFEKLDCNQRVTIEFCGETCTEEIN
- the LOC127442666 gene encoding NACHT, LRR and PYD domains-containing protein 1 homolog isoform X1 — its product is MDRDTERAQFVDAHWAELVQRVEKVMAIAEGLQSSNMLHWESYCNIKAADTNQKKMRELYGTLHSGGNTVKSAFYSGLEKHESPLLVDLGSRPQTAEGQLEILDKYKKWIQKEYEFVTEYNSLPGEHVLLSERYTQPLIIMRHREKREREEEMCSMGDSFQQLLSSRSNADKDTSVLDALFTAGNKGISPSAVILQGNSGNGKSFTAQKIMLDWASGNLSREEFEYIFHLKCKELNRMSGEQSLLELLRYNSNLTSVQISQMLHKSQERGLFIIDGFDELRFPNGDMPNTSIPNHLSEKALPEASLRALLSGHILSESCLLVTTRSTATDVLSKLLKKPQCFTEIIGFSEKEVEEYFQKFFQDEELFSKAYECVKANETLFTACSIPVICWIICTVIRERFNDGVDVTSGLETTTSIYVDFVSTLLEHHCQGLNQSVLTLLGNLGQLAERGMLEKQVLFDEKTVKETVPDPAGSPFLGKFLFKKRTRQETMFSFMHLSFQEFFTALYYISMDEKEFLSKLIERFHSHWQSYGAEYMDENCPLKYGCPEGHFLPVIRFLCGLSNKEVSSFLKETHSLSVPSSVIAQLEEWIIHVSTDQVYNFLPFILHCLYELHEKDFVRKAIEAWREIDMSWDPLSRTDCWALLYCLECCPNFRSLKLNFAAKELKMLQSVLRRTPKLELTVQNFSDTDVTDLISALGEGKILTELRLNGSCLSDQCVQQVLLALRKQRTVGGLQVALKNISADIALIITDFLQSTEKWEEISLMTNVACSDAENLCSSLRLFNFDGKLVLNVVRWCSSPQNEPSLSEIILKFPCLEVHSFNLKTFLLAFHNVNCSTEQSADFDKQVDALLSHLPSVSGLSGIHFSVPLLTERWASKILFLIQSCPSLAGLSCNASSGSSGDAQGIHGFLMEEGIRLLKESPKRPDCTLKIRGVRCCKSTADRCTHQTEEFEKLDCNQRVTIEFCGETCTEEIN